From one Lycium ferocissimum isolate CSIRO_LF1 chromosome 5, AGI_CSIRO_Lferr_CH_V1, whole genome shotgun sequence genomic stretch:
- the LOC132057229 gene encoding adenylate kinase, which yields MAAMIRHFRSSSSNSIAQISRSLSTSAEKLKSQNYPHNSIPTNIEPKGKNVQWVFLGCPGVGKGTYASRLSTLLGVPHIATGDLVRDELKSQGPLSKQLAEIVNQGKLVSDEIILNLLSKRLENGEAKGEAGFILDGFPRTVRQAEILTEVTDIDLVVNLKLPEKVLVEKCLGRRICSECGKNFNVASIDIAGENGAPSISMAPLNPPSQCISKLITRADDTEDIVKERLKIYWDKSQPVEDFYKSQGKLLEFDLPGGIPESWPKLLEVLNLDEQEYKLSAAA from the exons ATGGCGGCCATGATCCGCCACTTCAGATCTTCATCTTCCAATTCCATTGCCCAAATCAGTAGGTCTTTATCTACATCAGCAGAGAAATTGAAATCCCAAAATTACCCCCATAACTCAATTCCTACTAACATTGAACCCAAGGGTAAAAATGTCCAGTGGGTGTTTTTAGGTTGTcctggtgttggaaaaggtacATATGCTAGCCGTCTTTCTACACTTCTTGGTGTACCTCATATCGCTACTGGTGATCTTGTAAGGGATGAATTGAAATCTCAAGGTCCTTTATCCAAACAA CTTGCAGAGATTGTCAACCAAGGAAAATTGGTTTCAGATGAGATAATACTGAATTTACTCTCAAAGAGGCTCGAGAATGGGGAAGCTAAGGGTGAAGCTGGATTCATACTTGACGGATTCCCTAGAACTGTGAGACAAGCA GAAATATTGACTGAGGTGACAGACATAGATTTGGTGGTTAATCTCAAGCTTCCAGAAAAGGTATTGGTTGAGAAATGCCTTGGCCGAAGGATTTGCAGTGAATGTGGAAAGAACTTCAACGTAGCATCTATAGATATCGCAGGTGAAAATGGAGCTCCTAGTATCAGCATGGCTCCACTTAATCCTCCCTCGCAGTGTATATCAAAGTTAATCACTCGAGCGGATGATACAGAAGATATTGTTAAGGAAAGACTTAAGATATACTGGGATAAG AGTCAGCCTGTTGAGGACTTCTACAAGAGTCAAGGAAAGTTACTGGAGTTTGATTTGCCTGGAGGCATCCCAGAATCATGGCCTAAGTTGTTGGAAGTTCTCAACCTTGATGAGCAGGAATATAAACTGTCTGCTGCAGCTTAG